A stretch of Pseudoprevotella muciniphila DNA encodes these proteins:
- a CDS encoding retropepsin-like aspartic protease — protein MKRKLLMLCAALAALLPAKAFYMETSYGMENGKMVVTAAVNGVRGKFIVDTGAPCCLSANFAKKCGIPAESGIPQQSYDSNGNIVMSHVVQVRSFALGGVDFQQLQAMRMAPNSVIDQFGIDGIVGYNLLKQGKAKFDGRNRRFIMSDDDEKLGIDYNCGVVMVPDHFLALIPVRMGVQTDTVMFDTGAESLYEMCTKTYDRVRSATADINLLATGKGTLSMGAAGMEDASVKYRLKMPEFNIGNSAFANVTTITTDAHDSRIGSELLKFGDVIIDYAEGIFYFQPYEQEKVPDCYQPDWNVVPVVMGNKVVAGMVWEVPQKGLNTMPQPDIVAGDQIVAIGDTRCETVDMRMATTTNLFNMNPYGTKITYRSSKTGKEETMTIKMQ, from the coding sequence ATGAAGCGCAAATTATTGATGCTCTGCGCTGCATTGGCAGCCCTGTTACCTGCAAAGGCTTTTTATATGGAGACCTCTTACGGCATGGAAAACGGCAAGATGGTCGTAACAGCCGCCGTAAATGGGGTGCGGGGCAAGTTTATTGTCGATACCGGTGCGCCCTGTTGCCTATCTGCCAATTTTGCAAAAAAATGCGGCATACCCGCAGAAAGCGGCATACCTCAGCAGTCGTACGACTCGAATGGCAACATCGTGATGTCACATGTGGTGCAGGTAAGGTCATTTGCTTTAGGCGGTGTGGACTTCCAGCAGTTGCAAGCCATGAGAATGGCTCCGAACAGCGTCATAGACCAGTTTGGCATAGATGGCATAGTGGGCTACAACCTTCTCAAGCAAGGCAAGGCGAAATTCGATGGTCGCAACCGTCGCTTCATAATGTCGGATGATGATGAGAAACTCGGTATCGACTATAATTGTGGTGTCGTCATGGTGCCCGACCATTTTCTGGCACTTATCCCCGTGAGGATGGGTGTGCAGACCGACACCGTGATGTTCGACACGGGGGCGGAGAGCCTATATGAGATGTGCACCAAGACCTACGACAGGGTGCGCAGCGCAACGGCAGACATCAACCTTCTCGCCACAGGCAAGGGCACACTTTCGATGGGTGCAGCAGGAATGGAGGACGCATCGGTAAAGTACAGGCTCAAGATGCCGGAATTCAACATAGGTAACAGTGCTTTCGCCAATGTTACTACTATTACTACTGATGCCCACGACTCCCGTATTGGCAGCGAATTGCTCAAATTTGGCGACGTCATCATAGACTACGCTGAAGGCATCTTCTATTTCCAGCCTTACGAGCAGGAGAAAGTGCCCGATTGCTATCAGCCTGACTGGAACGTCGTGCCTGTCGTGATGGGCAACAAGGTGGTGGCAGGAATGGTGTGGGAAGTGCCGCAGAAAGGGCTTAACACCATGCCGCAGCCTGACATAGTGGCAGGCGACCAGATTGTAGCCATTGGCGACACACGTTGCGAAACAGTCGATATGCGCATGGCTACGACAACAAATCTTTTCAACATGAATCCCTACGGCACTAAGATTACGTACCGCAGTTCAAAAACGGGAAAAGAGGAAACAATGACGATAAAGATGCAGTAA
- a CDS encoding thioredoxin family protein codes for MKRLLTLVFALLAALGIAVPEASAQQGPSTYEWAEPYRKEVKMNYVYSLEDALKLAKKSKKPIFVNCFEDWAVPCHLANHYFFSNEELCKWMDENFVCLWLNTRASENFPFREKYKVSAMSCYIVLDRFGEVIQMYRGFNNLPTDSAKMPEAFMNNMKLALNEETSLRGTAKKYNAGDHSKEMTFKYLKAIEAAGEDSLINVMRPVYFEMLTPEEYALEENWTTVRHYARDINSPVFKYITENREAFDKNIGQKRVDDVLASGFVSELMPYVMGEKAYDSKHVLDIYLAMNKADIADDNDCFVIYDIVKTHGEHKYAETIESLKKLDLRNKPIIDMSLKFPDQTPEETKMLTEYFKARQMEYGSERSSYFRAYRDMVENLNRVGGIKFETGTLETVLAKAKAEGKMVFVDCYTTWCGPCKMLAKQTFTDATVGDYYNERFVSIQIDMERGEGPELAKRFGVAAYPTLVYLNSDGTVIAKQEGFRRPAEFLAATKKALEEAGK; via the coding sequence ATGAAAAGACTACTTACTTTAGTTTTTGCACTTCTTGCCGCATTAGGCATAGCAGTGCCCGAAGCCTCTGCACAGCAGGGACCGAGCACTTACGAATGGGCTGAGCCCTATCGTAAGGAAGTAAAGATGAATTACGTTTATTCCTTAGAGGATGCCTTGAAATTGGCAAAAAAATCGAAGAAACCCATCTTTGTGAATTGCTTTGAGGACTGGGCTGTGCCCTGCCATCTGGCTAACCACTATTTCTTCAGCAACGAGGAGTTGTGCAAATGGATGGACGAAAACTTTGTTTGCCTATGGCTCAACACGCGGGCATCCGAAAATTTTCCCTTCCGCGAAAAGTATAAAGTGAGTGCAATGAGTTGCTACATCGTACTGGACCGCTTCGGCGAGGTGATACAGATGTACCGTGGTTTCAACAATTTGCCTACTGATTCCGCAAAAATGCCCGAGGCGTTCATGAACAATATGAAACTCGCGCTCAACGAAGAAACTTCCCTACGTGGTACGGCGAAGAAATATAACGCCGGCGACCACTCCAAGGAGATGACCTTCAAGTATCTTAAGGCGATAGAAGCAGCAGGAGAGGATAGTCTGATCAATGTGATGAGACCGGTATATTTTGAGATGCTCACGCCCGAAGAATATGCCCTGGAGGAGAACTGGACCACCGTGCGCCATTATGCACGCGACATCAATTCGCCCGTTTTCAAATATATCACGGAAAACCGCGAGGCGTTCGACAAGAATATAGGCCAGAAACGTGTGGACGACGTCCTCGCCTCAGGCTTTGTCAGCGAACTCATGCCCTACGTCATGGGTGAGAAGGCCTACGACAGCAAGCATGTGCTGGATATCTATCTCGCCATGAACAAGGCAGACATAGCAGATGACAATGACTGCTTCGTGATTTACGACATCGTAAAGACGCATGGTGAGCACAAATATGCCGAAACCATCGAAAGCCTGAAAAAACTCGACCTACGCAATAAGCCGATAATCGACATGTCGCTCAAATTCCCCGACCAGACACCTGAGGAAACAAAAATGCTCACCGAATACTTCAAGGCACGTCAGATGGAGTATGGCAGTGAGAGGAGTTCATACTTCCGTGCTTATCGCGACATGGTGGAAAACCTCAACCGCGTAGGTGGAATCAAGTTTGAGACAGGTACCCTCGAGACAGTCCTTGCCAAGGCGAAAGCCGAAGGGAAAATGGTGTTCGTGGACTGCTACACCACATGGTGCGGTCCGTGCAAGATGCTCGCCAAACAGACATTTACAGACGCCACGGTGGGCGACTACTATAACGAACGCTTCGTATCCATTCAAATCGACATGGAGCGCGGCGAAGGTCCCGAACTGGCAAAGCGCTTTGGTGTGGCAGCATATCCCACATTGGTTTATCTCAACAGCGACGGCACAGTCATCGCAAAGCAAGAAGGTTTCAGACGACCTGCCGAATTCCTTGCAGCAACAAAGAAAGCGTTGGAGGAGGCAGGTAAATAA
- a CDS encoding ATP-binding protein: MRTIKRTLQERITARITPNKAVLVFGARRVGKTVMMRKIVNDFPGRTMMLNGEDYDTLALLEKRSIANYRHLLNGIDLLAIDEAQNIPYIGSILKLIVDEIPGICVLASGSSSFDLLNMTGEPLVGRSTQFILTPFSQEEIAQTESAFETRQNIEDRLIYGSYPEVVMMDNYENKIDYLRDIVNAYLLKDILAIDGLKNSNKMRDLLRLIAFQMGSEVSYEELGKQLGMSKTTAEKYLNLLEKVFVIYRLGAYSRNLRKEVTKAGKWYFYDNGIRNAIIGSFSPIAVRQDVGALWENYIIGERRKENFNKGLHKEFYFWRTYDKQEIDLIEESSDSLTALEFKWGNKKPAIPTVFQKAYPHAEYHVVNKDNYLEFI; the protein is encoded by the coding sequence ATGAGAACAATCAAAAGAACACTTCAAGAGAGAATAACAGCGCGAATCACTCCCAATAAGGCTGTGTTGGTTTTTGGCGCACGACGCGTAGGAAAGACGGTAATGATGCGTAAAATTGTGAACGATTTTCCCGGTCGGACGATGATGCTCAACGGCGAAGATTACGATACATTGGCATTGTTGGAAAAACGCTCGATAGCCAATTATCGCCATTTACTAAACGGTATTGACTTGCTTGCTATCGATGAAGCACAGAATATTCCATATATCGGCAGTATTTTGAAGTTGATTGTTGATGAAATACCAGGTATATGTGTGCTGGCAAGCGGTTCTTCTTCATTCGATTTACTTAACATGACCGGTGAACCATTGGTTGGTCGTAGCACTCAATTTATTCTTACCCCATTCTCGCAAGAGGAAATTGCACAAACTGAAAGCGCTTTTGAAACCCGCCAGAACATAGAGGACCGACTAATCTATGGTTCTTATCCGGAAGTGGTAATGATGGATAATTATGAAAATAAGATTGACTATCTGCGCGACATTGTCAACGCTTATCTGCTAAAGGACATATTGGCAATAGACGGCCTGAAAAACTCAAATAAGATGCGCGATTTGCTACGACTAATTGCATTTCAGATGGGTAGCGAAGTTTCATACGAAGAGTTAGGCAAACAACTTGGCATGAGTAAAACAACAGCCGAAAAGTACTTGAATCTTCTGGAGAAAGTCTTTGTCATCTATCGTCTGGGTGCTTACTCGCGCAACCTTCGTAAGGAAGTGACAAAAGCCGGAAAGTGGTACTTCTACGATAACGGCATTCGCAATGCTATCATCGGATCTTTTTCACCAATAGCTGTCAGGCAGGATGTCGGGGCATTGTGGGAAAATTATATCATCGGAGAGCGACGCAAAGAGAATTTCAATAAGGGGCTACATAAAGAGTTTTATTTCTGGCGCACTTATGACAAACAGGAGATAGACCTTATAGAAGAGAGTTCAGATAGTTTGACAGCATTGGAATTCAAATGGGGTAACAAGAAGCCTGCTATCCCGACAGTTTTTCAAAAAGCATATCCGCACGCAGAATATCATGTGGTAAACAAGGATAATTACTTGGAGTTTATCTAA
- a CDS encoding serine/threonine protein kinase yields the protein MAKSANFNVEEMLPLGTEINHGKYRIDSYLSQSRYSNTYIATRLDETKEKVVIKEFYVSGITGRAGNNITVGVYDAKYQDYFQYQRERFKIGAGRIKSLANPAIVKILDCFEDEGTAYYVMRMIEGETLSKRMKRLGKPFSVNAMSRYLDSLSTALEDIHGHKLVHLNINPDNVIIDGSDHAVLIGFNPGRDISNELTPGQIPEELPKNDNGSYSPLEQINGDNEKIGAKTDIYGLGMLLYNCLTGKVPPTADEIADPNAMKYDERVTPQMQHLIARMTNPNWENRMASIEDVLRYLGTEITYTGGGNDNGGSRRGAQIVFILFVLAVLGAIVFGIVRMCSSDSDEDNIVIMDGGTPEQVHDIQKNAEEKKDTVDANKTEAGQKEEVKKEEEKPAPEATEQKTEEAKQPEQQPAPALSGETEYLKKNDVWSSSTNANSKSLVSAIQKGEADGILNHPYSKLNDKTRQNGYWLQIVDRVKEMKAQGRDAELKAALQSVYKDPLNLREVNDKLARMKK from the coding sequence ATGGCTAAATCAGCGAATTTCAATGTAGAAGAAATGCTGCCCCTTGGCACGGAAATCAATCATGGTAAATACCGTATCGACAGTTACCTGTCGCAAAGCCGTTATTCCAATACATACATAGCCACACGCCTCGACGAAACGAAGGAAAAAGTGGTGATAAAGGAATTTTATGTCAGTGGCATTACCGGCAGGGCAGGCAACAATATAACTGTGGGAGTGTATGACGCGAAGTATCAGGATTATTTTCAGTATCAGCGCGAGCGCTTCAAGATAGGTGCGGGCAGGATAAAGAGTCTGGCAAATCCTGCCATCGTCAAGATTCTGGACTGTTTTGAGGACGAGGGCACCGCCTATTATGTGATGCGCATGATAGAAGGCGAAACGCTGTCGAAGAGGATGAAGCGTCTTGGCAAGCCTTTCTCCGTGAATGCCATGAGCCGTTATCTCGACTCCCTGTCAACAGCATTGGAAGACATACATGGCCACAAACTGGTGCATCTGAACATCAATCCCGACAACGTCATCATCGACGGTTCAGACCATGCCGTACTGATAGGCTTCAATCCGGGGCGAGACATAAGTAACGAACTGACTCCCGGTCAGATACCCGAAGAACTCCCCAAAAACGACAATGGCTCTTATTCGCCTTTGGAACAAATCAATGGCGACAATGAGAAAATAGGTGCCAAGACCGATATTTACGGCCTCGGCATGTTGCTCTACAACTGCCTCACCGGTAAGGTACCTCCTACGGCAGACGAAATAGCCGACCCCAACGCCATGAAATACGATGAGCGCGTTACGCCACAGATGCAGCACCTTATCGCCAGAATGACCAATCCCAACTGGGAGAATCGCATGGCAAGCATAGAGGATGTGCTGAGATACCTCGGCACGGAAATTACTTATACCGGAGGTGGCAATGACAACGGTGGTTCGCGCAGAGGGGCACAGATAGTCTTCATCCTTTTCGTTTTGGCAGTTCTGGGTGCCATTGTGTTCGGCATCGTGCGCATGTGCTCTTCAGATTCAGATGAAGATAACATTGTTATCATGGACGGTGGCACACCGGAACAGGTGCACGACATACAGAAAAATGCTGAAGAGAAAAAGGATACCGTGGATGCTAATAAAACCGAAGCAGGGCAAAAGGAAGAAGTGAAAAAAGAGGAAGAAAAACCCGCACCTGAAGCCACAGAGCAGAAGACGGAGGAGGCGAAGCAACCTGAACAGCAACCCGCTCCTGCGCTTTCAGGCGAAACGGAATACCTCAAGAAGAACGACGTATGGTCATCTTCAACAAATGCCAACAGCAAATCGCTCGTATCAGCCATACAGAAGGGCGAAGCCGACGGCATACTCAACCATCCTTATTCTAAACTCAACGACAAGACCCGTCAGAACGGCTATTGGCTGCAAATCGTGGACAGGGTGAAGGAGATGAAGGCACAAGGACGCGATGCCGAACTCAAAGCCGCACTTCAGTCGGTATATAAAGACCCCCTGAACCTGAGAGAAGTCAACGACAAACTCGCACGCATGAAAAAATAG
- a CDS encoding THUMP domain-containing class I SAM-dependent RNA methyltransferase: MEKFEIIAKTFQGIEDVLAGELEELGAENISKGHRMVTFTGDKEMLYRANFCLRTAVRVLKPILHFNAKTADDVYDAVRKVEWSDIMDLTTSFSVDSVVNSNEFRHSKFVAYKVKDAIVDYFREKTGKRPNISISNPELRLNIHITDNDCSLSLDASGESLHQRGYRVATVEAPINEVLAAALIKLSGWQYDCDLIDPFCGSGTILIEAALMARNIYPGIFRKKFAFENWKDFDPELLQNIYNDDSNEREFQHKLYGYDINNPNLEVAAKNCKSAGVADIIELQQRDFRKFVKPEEKAVIITNPPYGERLVSQDTLGLYKIIGERLKHEFGGGEAWIISSREECFDQIGLKPSIKIPLFNGKLDCEFRKYQMFEGKFNDFRAKGGDVKTAEEREKMAEKKRFRQNRESFKQRFEDEGRDYVDQDFVDANPDFLKLRNRHNDFERFRRGRARHEEKQKDERAGGFSGEKRERRNKPFGKGGAGHKGGGRKFTGGRRKDYDGD, from the coding sequence ATGGAAAAATTTGAAATCATAGCCAAGACATTCCAAGGCATAGAGGATGTGTTGGCTGGAGAACTCGAGGAACTCGGTGCGGAAAACATCAGCAAGGGCCACCGCATGGTCACATTCACAGGCGACAAAGAGATGCTCTACCGTGCGAATTTCTGCTTGCGCACGGCTGTGCGTGTTCTTAAACCCATCCTCCACTTCAATGCAAAGACAGCCGACGATGTGTACGATGCCGTGCGTAAGGTGGAATGGAGCGACATTATGGACCTCACCACGTCGTTCTCCGTTGACAGCGTGGTAAACAGCAACGAGTTCCGTCATTCTAAGTTTGTGGCATACAAGGTGAAGGATGCCATAGTGGACTATTTCCGCGAGAAAACAGGAAAACGGCCCAACATCAGCATTTCGAACCCCGAACTGCGCCTCAACATCCACATCACCGACAACGACTGCTCCCTCTCGCTCGATGCCAGCGGTGAGAGCCTGCACCAACGCGGATATCGTGTAGCAACAGTGGAAGCACCCATCAACGAGGTGCTGGCTGCGGCGCTCATCAAACTCAGCGGCTGGCAATACGACTGCGACCTTATCGATCCTTTCTGCGGGTCGGGCACCATACTTATTGAGGCTGCCCTGATGGCACGCAACATCTATCCGGGCATCTTCCGCAAAAAGTTCGCTTTTGAAAACTGGAAGGACTTCGACCCCGAATTGCTTCAGAACATCTACAACGACGACAGCAACGAGCGGGAATTCCAGCACAAACTCTACGGCTACGACATCAACAACCCCAATCTTGAAGTGGCTGCAAAGAACTGCAAGAGCGCCGGAGTGGCAGACATCATCGAATTGCAGCAACGCGACTTCAGGAAGTTTGTGAAGCCTGAGGAGAAGGCAGTCATCATCACCAATCCGCCCTACGGCGAGCGCCTCGTGTCGCAGGACACTCTCGGTTTGTACAAGATCATCGGCGAACGCCTGAAACACGAGTTCGGAGGCGGCGAGGCGTGGATCATCAGCAGCCGTGAGGAATGCTTCGACCAGATAGGTCTGAAACCGAGCATAAAGATTCCACTCTTCAACGGCAAACTCGACTGCGAATTCCGGAAATACCAAATGTTCGAAGGCAAGTTCAACGACTTCCGTGCAAAAGGCGGCGATGTGAAGACTGCCGAGGAACGTGAAAAGATGGCAGAAAAGAAGCGTTTCCGTCAGAACAGAGAATCGTTCAAGCAACGCTTTGAAGACGAAGGGCGCGACTACGTTGACCAGGACTTTGTGGATGCTAACCCCGACTTCCTAAAACTGCGCAACCGGCACAACGACTTCGAACGCTTCCGCAGAGGGCGTGCCCGCCACGAGGAAAAGCAGAAAGACGAGCGCGCCGGTGGTTTCAGCGGTGAAAAGAGAGAACGGCGCAACAAGCCGTTTGGCAAAGGAGGAGCCGGACATAAAGGCGGAGGACGGAAATTTACCGGTGGACGCCGGAAAGACTATGACGGGGACTAA